CTGTCCCCGGACTTTGTTCGGGTCCGCCGCCGGGAGCTGCTGGACGAGGCAGGGGAAATTTTCCGGTAGAAAAACCGTACCACCCGGAGGGATGCTTTTTCCCTCCGGGCGTGATTTTGCCCGTAAAAATGGACGGATTGCGGACACATTGTGGACGCATAAGTGGACGTTTTGATGGACAGCTCCGGTACTTTTTGGTACAATGGGGACAGAGAAACAAAAGAGGATGCCCTGATGAAGCGACGGCCCTTGATTTTGCTGACCCTGACGACATTGGCCACCATGGTGTTCTGTCTCCTGTGGCAAGGAGCACGGCGGGACCATTCAGACCTTGTGACGCTGGCCCGCTCCGGAGCGGCGGAGACCTGTACCCGCTTTTCGGACTATCAGGTCCACGGGGATGATGGCGATTACTGGGGCGGCGTGGCTGCTTTCCGAACCTTCCAGCAGGCCTGCGCCCTTTTGCCGGAGCAGGGGAGCGATGCCGTATGCAGCGCCGTTTACGGGCAGCTGCTGCACCCGGATGGAGCCAAGGCCCATCTGCCGGAGATCATCGCCGTCATGGAACCTCTGGCCCAAGACCCCACGGACGCATCCGCCCGGCTGCGGCTGTATGAGCTGCGGGACCTTTTGCAGAAGGGCGAGTGATTTTCAGCCGTATCATGCTGGCGTACACCGTATCATGCTGGCGTACACCGTATCATGCTGGCGTACATGGATGAACAAGGGGAAATGGGCTTGTTGGAGCCTATTTCGATACTTTTTTTGTCAAAACAGGAAATAATGCTTGCATTTGGCGGACATCTGTGATATTCTATCATGGCATGAAAAGGGCGGTCCTCTGTCGCCGGTGTCCCGAAAAAGGTGGGACGCCACGGAAATGACGGCATGAACGCCTATAATTTAGGAGGAAAAATCCATGGATCTCATCAAAGCACTGAATGAAAAGCAGCTGCAGAACGACGTGCCTCAGGTGGAAGTGGGCGATACTGTCCGTGTCCACGTGAAGGTCAAGGAAGGCGCCCGCGAGCGTGTTCAGGTGTTCGAGGGTACCGTCATCGCCAAGAAGCACGGCGGCATCGAGGAGACCTTCACCGTCCGTCGTATCTCCTACGGCGTAGGCGTGGAGAAGGTGTTCCCCGTTCACTCTCCCTCTATCGTGAAGGTGGAGACTGTGCGCCACGGCTATGTCCGTCGTGCCAAGCTCTACTACCTGCGTGACCGTGTCGGCAAGGCCGCCAAGGTTCGGGAGAAGCTGTAAGCCATTTTGTGATCCAAGGCCGGGGCATCCCGGCGTGAAAAAGAGACGCACCTGCGGGTGCGTCTCTTTTTTATGCAGTTACGTTTTTGCGCCGACGCACTTCTATGCCGTCATACTTTTATGCAGTACGCCTCTGTACCGCTTATGCGGCCACTCTTTTGTGCAGTCCTTTCATGCAGTCGTGCTTTTGCGCTGTCATGCTTTTCTATGCGGACGAAGCCTTTACACGGTCACGCTTTTACGCAGCTGAACCCTTTACGCAGGCACATTTTATGCGGCTGCGCTATTTATGCGGACATGCTTTTACGCTGTACTGGATGGAAATGGTTCTCAGGGGAACGGACCTGAGGGCGGAGGTTGGGAGCCTTGGGGATGGCCCTGCCCCTGTGCGGCGCTATGGGTCAGTCGTCCCAGCCAGCACGATCCTCCCCCGGTAGGCCGAAGGAGATGGAACCCCGGCCGTATTTTCCACGGATGGCGTCCATGGTGCGCTCCAGCTTCTCCTGCTTTTCCTGCTGCCGGGAAACCACCGGGGCCTCCAACAGATCCAGCTGCTGGAAGGAGTCGGCGCTGTCGGTGATATACAGGGCGGTGACGGTGAGCATCCGTACCGGCTCCGGGGCCTTCCACAGCCGCTGGGTCAGTTCCATGGCCGACTGCCAGATGTCCTTCATCAGGTGGGTGGGGGCCGGAAGCCGCATCTGCCGGGACACGGTGCGGAACTGGGCGTTTCGCAGGGACACGGACACGCCGCCGCAGTACAGCCCCTGCTGCCGCAGCCGCATGGCCA
The genomic region above belongs to Vescimonas coprocola and contains:
- the rplS gene encoding 50S ribosomal protein L19 translates to MDLIKALNEKQLQNDVPQVEVGDTVRVHVKVKEGARERVQVFEGTVIAKKHGGIEETFTVRRISYGVGVEKVFPVHSPSIVKVETVRHGYVRRAKLYYLRDRVGKAAKVREKL